A region of Streptomyces deccanensis DNA encodes the following proteins:
- a CDS encoding aldehyde dehydrogenase family protein, which yields MAITRDLLIGGKDVPATSGRTAEDLDPYTGEVYATVAAAGPEDVRRAVDAADAAFEEWAALTPFARRAIFFKAADLLEGRGDQVADIMAREAGGTRPWAYFNVALAANILREAAAAITAPRGEVLSSQKEGALGLAVREPLGVVAAFAPWNAPVILGVRAVAAPLAAGNTVVVKPSEDAPIACGLLVADVFREAGLPDGVLNVVTNAPEDAAEIAEALISDERVRAVNFTGSTGVGRIIGEHAARHLKPAVLELGGKNSVIVLDDADVDYAVDAVTFSVFMNAGQICMSGDRILVHESLAEEFAQKFTAKVATLQAGDPNHPHTVVGPLVSADAAQRIAALVKDAVAKGATVLAGGGQPEGAVHPATVLTDVPQDADLYYQESFGPLCVLQSFADDATAVAVANDTDNGLSCGVITENATHGLAVARRIRTGIVHVNDQSVADEPMAPFGGVKASGYGRFGGRWGIEAFSNTRWVTIAGQQSHFPF from the coding sequence ATGGCCATCACCCGTGACCTTCTGATCGGCGGCAAGGACGTGCCCGCCACGTCCGGCCGCACCGCCGAGGACCTCGACCCGTACACGGGGGAGGTGTACGCGACGGTGGCGGCGGCCGGTCCCGAGGACGTCCGGCGGGCCGTGGACGCCGCCGACGCCGCGTTCGAGGAGTGGGCCGCGCTCACCCCCTTCGCCCGGCGGGCGATCTTCTTCAAGGCCGCCGACCTGCTGGAGGGCCGGGGCGACCAGGTCGCCGACATCATGGCCCGCGAGGCGGGCGGCACCCGGCCGTGGGCGTACTTCAACGTGGCGCTCGCGGCGAACATCCTGCGCGAGGCCGCGGCCGCGATCACCGCGCCGCGCGGCGAGGTCCTCAGCAGCCAGAAGGAGGGCGCGCTCGGCCTCGCGGTACGCGAACCCCTCGGCGTCGTCGCCGCGTTCGCCCCGTGGAACGCGCCCGTCATCCTCGGTGTACGGGCCGTGGCGGCGCCGCTGGCCGCCGGCAACACCGTCGTCGTCAAGCCCAGCGAGGACGCGCCGATCGCCTGCGGGCTGCTGGTCGCGGACGTGTTCCGGGAGGCGGGACTCCCCGACGGCGTGCTCAACGTCGTCACCAACGCCCCCGAGGACGCGGCGGAGATCGCCGAGGCGCTGATCTCCGACGAGCGGGTGCGCGCGGTGAACTTCACCGGCTCCACCGGCGTCGGCCGCATCATCGGCGAGCACGCGGCCCGTCATCTCAAGCCCGCCGTACTGGAGTTGGGCGGCAAGAACTCCGTCATCGTGCTCGACGACGCCGACGTGGACTACGCCGTCGACGCCGTCACCTTCAGCGTCTTCATGAACGCCGGGCAGATCTGCATGTCCGGCGACCGCATCCTCGTCCACGAGTCGCTGGCCGAGGAGTTCGCGCAGAAGTTCACCGCCAAGGTCGCCACGCTCCAGGCCGGCGACCCGAACCACCCGCACACGGTGGTCGGCCCCCTGGTCAGCGCCGACGCCGCCCAGCGGATCGCCGCCCTGGTCAAGGACGCCGTCGCCAAGGGCGCCACGGTGCTCGCCGGGGGCGGGCAGCCCGAGGGCGCGGTGCACCCGGCGACCGTGCTCACCGACGTCCCCCAGGACGCCGACCTGTACTACCAGGAGTCCTTCGGCCCGCTCTGCGTCCTGCAGTCGTTCGCCGACGACGCCACCGCCGTGGCCGTCGCCAACGACACGGACAACGGACTGAGCTGCGGCGTCATCACCGAGAACGCCACCCACGGACTCGCCGTCGCGCGCCGGATCCGTACCGGCATCGTGCACGTCAACGACCAGTCCGTGGCCGACGAGCCGATGGCCCCCTTCGGCGGTGTGAAGGCCTCCGGTTACGGGCGCTTCGGTGGCCGCTGGGGCATCGAGGCGTTCTCCAACACCCGCTGGGTGACCATCGCGGGCCAGCAGTCGCACTTCCCCTTCTGA
- a CDS encoding glycosyltransferase — translation MTAGSRGDVAPYTGLGHGLVRAGHEVTLVTHTRFEPLVAGSGVVFHALPVDPRAELESERGQGLHRSSTGAGKLYRAAEMARSLVGRMAGELVAAARASDALLLAGTLAPLGHTIGQGLSIPTLGVNLQPLAPTREFAPPMTGVRSWGPLGNRAAGHAVNTAVEWIFTEEVRRLRAEFGLPRTGRMAARRARERLGRPEFHGFSPRVVRRPGDWRAGLEVTGYWWPYDREDRLPAPLLDFLDAGPPPVFVGLGSATVPDPERMSDEVVRALRAAGLRGVIQRGWGELRGEGDDMFTVGEVPHSLLFPRTAAVVHHAGAGTTGAGLRAGVPAVPVPVQFDEGFWAARLIALGVAPAAVPLRGFTSAALTAALRRATTDPSYGRRARALADELRAEDGVAPVLTAVNQLAG, via the coding sequence ATGACGGCGGGCTCCCGGGGTGACGTGGCGCCCTACACCGGGCTCGGACACGGGCTGGTGCGGGCGGGGCACGAGGTCACGCTGGTGACCCACACCCGGTTCGAACCCCTGGTGGCGGGCTCGGGGGTCGTCTTCCACGCCCTGCCCGTGGATCCGCGGGCCGAGCTGGAGTCGGAGCGCGGGCAGGGCCTGCACCGGAGTTCCACCGGCGCCGGGAAGCTGTACCGGGCGGCGGAGATGGCCCGGAGCCTGGTGGGACGGATGGCCGGCGAGCTGGTGGCCGCCGCCCGTGCCAGTGACGCCCTGCTGCTGGCGGGCACCCTGGCACCCCTCGGCCACACCATCGGCCAGGGCCTGTCGATCCCCACGCTCGGTGTGAACCTCCAACCCCTCGCCCCCACAAGGGAGTTCGCGCCCCCGATGACCGGGGTGCGCTCCTGGGGGCCGCTCGGCAACCGGGCGGCCGGGCACGCGGTGAACACGGCCGTCGAGTGGATCTTCACGGAGGAGGTGCGCAGGCTGCGCGCCGAGTTCGGGCTGCCGCGCACCGGCCGGATGGCCGCCCGGCGGGCCCGGGAGCGGCTGGGCCGGCCGGAGTTCCACGGCTTCAGCCCCCGGGTGGTGCGACGGCCCGGGGACTGGCGGGCCGGGCTGGAGGTCACGGGCTACTGGTGGCCGTACGACCGCGAGGACCGGCTGCCCGCCCCGCTGCTGGACTTCCTCGACGCCGGTCCGCCCCCGGTCTTCGTGGGTCTCGGCAGTGCCACCGTGCCCGATCCCGAGCGGATGAGCGACGAGGTCGTACGGGCCCTGCGGGCGGCCGGGCTGCGCGGGGTGATCCAGCGGGGGTGGGGCGAACTGCGGGGCGAGGGCGACGACATGTTCACCGTGGGCGAGGTGCCGCACTCCCTGCTCTTCCCGAGGACGGCGGCCGTCGTCCACCACGCGGGCGCGGGCACGACGGGCGCCGGCCTGCGCGCCGGGGTCCCGGCGGTGCCGGTGCCCGTCCAGTTCGACGAGGGTTTCTGGGCGGCCCGCCTGATCGCCCTCGGGGTGGCCCCGGCCGCCGTCCCGCTGCGCGGCTTCACCTCCGCCGCCCTGACGGCCGCCCTGCGCCGGGCGACCACCGACCCGTCGTACGGCCGCCGCGCCCGCGCCCTGGCCGACGAGTTGCGCGCGGAGGACGGAGTGGCCCCGGTCCTGACGGCGGTGAACCAATTGGCGGGCTGA
- a CDS encoding TetR/AcrR family transcriptional regulator: protein MSGRLKQPTGRYGGRTAAERRAERRERFLDAGLRLFGDGPGFRGTTIAALSEAAGLSTRQFYEEFRSLEDVLAALHLRVNDWAEEAALAGLATAEGRPIAERATAAFLAYAGNVTGDPRRLRITFTEIVGVSPRLERQRLERRARWIDFICAEADAAAERGEAVRRDYRIAATAFIGSVNGLLHDWQAGWVDAPLDEVVDELVRLLLGILRPAGWRPGEDGGAER from the coding sequence GTGTCGGGCAGGCTCAAACAGCCCACCGGCCGTTACGGGGGCAGAACCGCGGCGGAGCGCCGGGCCGAGCGCCGGGAGCGCTTCCTCGACGCGGGGCTGCGGCTCTTCGGTGACGGCCCCGGCTTCCGGGGGACCACGATCGCGGCGCTGAGCGAGGCCGCCGGGTTGTCGACCCGCCAGTTCTACGAGGAGTTCCGCTCCCTGGAGGACGTGCTGGCCGCCCTGCACCTACGGGTCAACGACTGGGCCGAGGAGGCCGCGCTCGCCGGACTCGCCACGGCCGAGGGGCGGCCGATCGCCGAGCGGGCCACCGCGGCGTTCCTCGCGTACGCCGGCAACGTCACCGGCGATCCGCGCCGACTGCGCATCACCTTCACCGAGATCGTCGGCGTCAGCCCCCGTCTGGAACGCCAGCGCCTCGAACGCCGCGCCCGCTGGATCGACTTCATCTGCGCCGAGGCCGACGCGGCGGCGGAGCGCGGGGAGGCGGTCCGCCGTGACTACCGCATCGCCGCGACCGCCTTCATCGGCAGCGTCAACGGCCTCCTCCACGACTGGCAGGCCGGCTGGGTCGACGCCCCCCTCGACGAGGTGGTCGACGAACTGGTCCGACTGCTGCTGGGGATATTGCGACCGGCGGGATGGAGGCCGGGGGAGGACGGAGGGGCGGAACGGTAG
- a CDS encoding nuclear transport factor 2 family protein, translated as MGTSTSPAFDVEALRRGTEEANAATLTSLYADDAELRVVDRNTQPSHPKVLHGRSEIGAMFDDVCSREMTHKVEQCLVQGDQVAFTESCEYPDGVRVLASSMISLKDGKIVDHTMIQAWDE; from the coding sequence ATGGGCACCTCGACCAGCCCCGCCTTCGACGTCGAAGCGCTGCGCAGGGGCACGGAGGAAGCGAACGCGGCGACACTGACGTCGCTCTACGCGGACGACGCCGAGCTGCGCGTCGTGGACCGCAACACCCAGCCCAGCCACCCCAAGGTCCTGCACGGCCGGTCCGAGATCGGCGCGATGTTCGACGACGTCTGCAGCCGGGAGATGACCCACAAGGTCGAGCAGTGCCTGGTCCAGGGCGACCAGGTCGCGTTCACCGAGTCCTGCGAGTACCCCGACGGGGTGCGGGTCCTGGCAAGTTCGATGATCTCCCTGAAGGACGGGAAGATCGTCGACCACACGATGATCCAGGCCTGGGACGAGTAG
- a CDS encoding ABC transporter ATP-binding protein yields MSTPETNAEQQPPTWRLLLGYVRPHRWALLLGALLSLLTGATGLALPLVARELIDDLSHDRTITWALVLMSALVVGNAAVGAVGSYVLRRTAESVVLGARRALSSYLLRLRITAVDRSEPGDLMARITSDTTLLREVTTDTLVGLGTGGLTLVATVVLMGLVDPVLLAVTLGVIVGAGVVFGVIVPRINRASKAAQDAVGAMGASLERILGALRTVKASGAEHREEETIHAAAEESWRQSVRAAKWSAAAGNTAGLAMQIAFITVLAVGGARVATGAIDVGTLVAFLLYVFYLMSPIQQVVGAITQYQTGAAALARIQEALRLPAEPASEPAPLPAPDAAPAALAFDEVRFRYADDLPYVHHGVTFEVPARGMTAFVGPSGAGKTTVFSLIERFYDPEAGLITVDGRDVAEWELSRLRSAIGYVEQDAPVLSGTLRDNLLLGNPRADEADVNRVLKTTRLDGLVAKLPQGLETLVGHRGTKLSGGERQRVAIARALLRRPRLLLLDEATSQLDAVNEAALRDTVADVARTTTVLVVAHRLSTVTMADRIVVMDAGRVRAVGTHRELVAADPLYAELAATQFLATAG; encoded by the coding sequence GTGAGCACCCCTGAGACCAACGCCGAGCAGCAGCCGCCCACCTGGCGGCTGCTGCTCGGCTATGTACGACCCCACCGGTGGGCACTGCTGCTGGGCGCGCTGCTGTCCCTCCTCACCGGGGCCACCGGCCTCGCCCTGCCGCTGGTGGCCCGGGAGCTGATCGACGACCTGTCGCACGACCGCACGATCACCTGGGCGCTGGTGCTGATGTCCGCGCTGGTGGTGGGCAATGCGGCGGTGGGCGCGGTGGGTTCGTACGTCCTGCGGCGCACCGCCGAGTCGGTGGTGCTCGGCGCGCGGCGCGCCCTGTCGTCGTATCTGCTGCGGCTGCGGATCACGGCGGTTGACCGCAGCGAGCCGGGCGACCTGATGGCACGGATCACCTCCGACACGACCCTGCTGCGCGAGGTCACCACCGACACCCTGGTGGGCCTCGGCACCGGCGGGCTCACGCTGGTCGCGACGGTGGTGCTGATGGGTCTGGTGGACCCGGTGCTGCTGGCTGTCACGCTGGGCGTGATCGTGGGCGCGGGCGTGGTGTTCGGGGTGATCGTGCCGCGCATCAACCGGGCGAGCAAGGCCGCGCAGGACGCGGTCGGCGCGATGGGCGCCTCGCTGGAGCGGATCCTCGGCGCGCTGCGCACGGTGAAGGCGTCCGGTGCCGAGCACCGCGAGGAGGAGACGATCCACGCGGCGGCCGAGGAGTCGTGGCGGCAGAGCGTCCGGGCCGCCAAGTGGTCGGCGGCGGCGGGCAACACGGCCGGGCTCGCCATGCAGATCGCTTTCATCACCGTGCTGGCGGTGGGCGGCGCGCGGGTCGCGACCGGCGCCATCGACGTGGGCACACTGGTGGCGTTCCTGCTGTACGTCTTCTATCTGATGTCGCCGATACAGCAGGTCGTGGGCGCGATCACCCAGTACCAGACCGGTGCCGCCGCGCTCGCCCGCATCCAGGAAGCGCTGCGGCTGCCCGCCGAACCGGCCTCCGAGCCGGCGCCGCTGCCGGCGCCGGACGCGGCTCCCGCCGCGCTCGCCTTCGACGAGGTCCGTTTCCGGTACGCCGACGATCTGCCGTACGTCCACCACGGGGTGACCTTCGAGGTCCCGGCGCGGGGCATGACGGCGTTCGTGGGCCCGTCGGGCGCCGGCAAGACCACGGTGTTCTCGCTGATCGAGCGGTTCTACGACCCCGAGGCGGGCCTCATCACGGTCGACGGCCGCGATGTCGCCGAGTGGGAGCTGTCCCGGCTGCGGTCGGCGATCGGGTACGTCGAGCAGGACGCGCCCGTGCTGTCGGGGACCTTGCGGGACAACCTGCTCCTCGGCAACCCGCGGGCCGACGAGGCCGATGTCAACCGGGTGCTGAAGACGACCCGGCTGGACGGCCTGGTCGCCAAGCTCCCGCAGGGCCTGGAGACCCTGGTCGGCCACCGGGGCACCAAGCTCTCCGGCGGTGAGCGTCAGCGGGTCGCCATCGCGCGGGCCCTGCTGCGCCGCCCCCGGCTGCTGCTGCTCGACGAGGCGACGAGCCAGCTGGACGCGGTGAACGAGGCGGCGCTGCGGGACACGGTCGCCGACGTGGCCCGTACGACGACGGTGCTGGTCGTGGCCCACCGGTTGTCCACGGTGACGATGGCCGACCGCATCGTGGTCATGGACGCGGGCCGGGTCCGCGCGGTCGGCACCCACCGTGAACTGGTGGCCGCCGACCCGCTGTACGCGGAGTTGGCGGCCACGCAGTTCCTCGCGACGGCCGGCTGA
- a CDS encoding cellulase family glycosylhydrolase, translating to MSNVADMSRLRTSLLGVLVLVTGFLTTAGPTHPASASTDELWFDAQAAATLTVDGGTFKDGLGREVVLRGYNVSGETKLKENNGLPFASVADAKKSATALRALGGGNSVRFLLSWAYAEPVRGQVSTSYLAAATAQMGAFLDAGIKVYPDFHQDLYSRWLFDSDSWYTGDGAPKWAVDLGDYPDEYCGICPFWGQNITSNAAVTEATYDFWHNTYGLQDSFLDTAQKTMTYLKANLTTAQFQGLVGFDPWNEPHPGTLDSGQTSRTWEKNVLWPFYVKFRARMDAAGWQSKPAFVEPNLFWNANIDFQKQEGGLLDAGTIGPRYVFNTHFYDQKAISGVFMWGKAENGQYVNDFGTVRDRAAAGGTTAIVSEFGHPLSGSVSDKAPTVYKAMYQALDSRVKGVDWWSNPTASGPVLSGSQWQWDIYWGRHHELMNDNPDKVQTEADGWNGEDLSAVRLDDSGTAVLRQDARMLDRIYPSATAGKTVAFTYEDRSRDGSTTLTWNPVPSSLPNVSSLVGSGQYSLLVWRSDGSTEPTELHLPASFPTASTTVVSDLGVTAAPPAYTTSTPIAAAKEPGGTGSRRLLLTAADSGRLHYALVTNGATAPTATQLSAARTELSNWLTTRFS from the coding sequence ATGTCGAATGTGGCGGACATGTCAAGATTGCGCACTAGTCTGCTCGGTGTCCTGGTACTCGTCACCGGCTTCCTGACCACGGCGGGCCCCACCCATCCCGCCTCCGCATCCACGGACGAACTCTGGTTCGACGCCCAGGCCGCGGCCACCCTCACGGTCGACGGCGGCACCTTCAAGGACGGACTCGGCCGCGAGGTCGTCCTGCGCGGCTACAACGTCTCCGGGGAGACGAAACTCAAGGAGAACAACGGTCTGCCCTTCGCCTCGGTCGCCGACGCGAAGAAGTCGGCGACCGCGCTCAGGGCGCTCGGCGGCGGCAACTCCGTCCGCTTCCTGCTCTCCTGGGCCTACGCGGAACCGGTGCGCGGGCAGGTGAGCACCTCCTACCTGGCGGCGGCCACCGCGCAGATGGGCGCGTTCCTGGACGCCGGGATCAAGGTCTACCCCGACTTCCACCAGGACCTGTACTCCCGCTGGCTGTTCGACTCCGACAGCTGGTACACCGGCGACGGCGCCCCCAAGTGGGCCGTCGACCTCGGCGACTACCCCGACGAGTACTGCGGCATCTGCCCGTTCTGGGGCCAGAACATCACCTCCAACGCGGCCGTGACGGAGGCGACGTACGACTTCTGGCACAACACCTACGGGCTCCAGGACTCCTTCCTGGACACCGCGCAGAAGACGATGACGTACCTGAAGGCGAACCTCACGACCGCCCAGTTCCAGGGCCTCGTCGGCTTCGACCCGTGGAACGAGCCCCACCCCGGGACCCTCGACTCCGGGCAGACCAGCAGGACGTGGGAGAAGAACGTCCTGTGGCCGTTCTACGTCAAGTTCCGTGCCCGGATGGACGCGGCGGGCTGGCAGTCCAAACCGGCGTTCGTCGAGCCGAACCTCTTCTGGAACGCCAACATCGACTTCCAGAAGCAGGAGGGCGGACTCCTCGACGCGGGAACCATCGGACCGCGCTACGTCTTCAACACCCACTTCTACGACCAGAAGGCGATCTCCGGCGTCTTCATGTGGGGCAAGGCGGAGAACGGCCAGTACGTGAACGACTTCGGCACCGTCCGTGACCGGGCCGCCGCCGGCGGCACGACGGCGATCGTCAGCGAGTTCGGACACCCGCTCAGCGGCTCGGTCTCCGACAAGGCGCCCACGGTCTACAAGGCCATGTACCAGGCGCTCGACTCCCGGGTGAAGGGCGTCGACTGGTGGTCGAACCCGACCGCCTCCGGTCCGGTCCTCTCCGGCTCCCAGTGGCAGTGGGACATCTACTGGGGCCGCCACCACGAACTGATGAACGACAACCCCGACAAGGTGCAGACCGAGGCCGACGGCTGGAACGGGGAGGACCTCTCCGCCGTACGCCTCGACGACTCCGGCACGGCCGTGCTCCGGCAGGACGCCCGGATGCTCGACCGGATCTACCCGAGCGCCACCGCGGGCAAGACGGTCGCCTTCACCTACGAGGACCGCTCGCGCGACGGCTCCACCACGCTCACCTGGAACCCGGTGCCCAGCTCGCTGCCGAACGTCTCCTCGCTCGTCGGCTCGGGCCAGTACTCCCTGCTGGTCTGGCGCTCGGACGGCAGCACGGAACCGACCGAGCTGCACCTCCCGGCGTCCTTCCCCACCGCGTCCACCACGGTGGTGTCCGACCTAGGGGTGACGGCCGCGCCGCCGGCGTACACCACGTCCACGCCGATCGCCGCCGCCAAGGAACCCGGCGGCACCGGCAGCCGCCGTCTGCTCCTCACCGCCGCCGACTCGGGCAGGCTGCACTACGCCCTGGTCACCAACGGCGCGACAGCCCCGACCGCGACGCAGCTGAGCGCGGCGCGGACGGAGCTGTCCAACTGGCTGACCACCAGGTTCAGTTAG
- a CDS encoding YncE family protein gives MPLSPTPRRRRNRHLGAVAVALALTTSAAATATPASAAADLREVMFVGNNWEGTADVIKASGDFAKIGRINVIPDKDARMAEINADPIRWIAYMTIRNSVGEGHDQYVDDMYSTPDGSSMVVSRPSFADVVSINIRTGAINWRFPVSGYRSDHMAVSPDGKRVAVSASTGNTVHVLDIVTGKQVGSFKTGDKPHENIFTKDGKYIWNMAIGDVNTQTDAPWLDWTKGDRKITVADANTFQQVKVIDMRERLNAIGLSDYSDAVRPAAFSPDETKLYFQVSFFNGFFEYDIATDKITRTKTLPKSPGVSDDRTTFVNDSRHHGLTMKPDGTKLCVAGTMDDYATVVDRATLQEGPLVPVSKPYWSTVSGDGKSCVVSESGADQVTAIDFATGKKTVSVAVGDHPQRVRVAQVPADWTGPSAN, from the coding sequence ATGCCCCTCTCCCCCACCCCCCGTAGGCGCAGGAACCGGCACCTCGGTGCCGTCGCCGTCGCGCTCGCGCTGACCACGTCCGCCGCGGCGACCGCGACCCCGGCGAGTGCCGCCGCCGACCTGCGGGAGGTGATGTTCGTGGGCAACAACTGGGAGGGCACCGCGGATGTCATCAAGGCCTCCGGCGACTTCGCCAAGATCGGCCGGATCAACGTCATCCCCGACAAGGACGCCCGGATGGCGGAGATCAACGCCGATCCGATCCGGTGGATCGCCTACATGACGATCCGGAACAGCGTGGGCGAGGGCCACGACCAGTACGTGGACGACATGTACTCCACGCCGGACGGCTCGTCGATGGTCGTCTCGCGCCCGAGCTTCGCCGACGTGGTCTCCATCAACATCAGGACCGGCGCCATCAACTGGCGCTTCCCCGTGTCGGGTTACCGCTCCGACCACATGGCGGTCTCCCCCGACGGCAAGCGCGTGGCGGTGTCGGCGTCGACGGGCAACACCGTGCACGTCCTGGACATCGTCACCGGCAAGCAGGTCGGTTCGTTCAAGACCGGTGACAAGCCGCACGAGAACATCTTCACCAAGGACGGCAAGTACATCTGGAACATGGCGATCGGTGACGTGAACACGCAGACCGACGCGCCCTGGCTGGACTGGACGAAGGGCGACCGCAAGATCACGGTCGCCGACGCCAACACCTTCCAGCAGGTCAAGGTGATCGACATGCGCGAGCGGCTCAACGCCATCGGGCTGAGCGACTACTCGGACGCGGTCCGTCCCGCCGCGTTCTCGCCGGACGAGACGAAGCTGTACTTCCAGGTGTCGTTCTTCAACGGCTTCTTCGAGTACGACATCGCCACCGACAAGATCACCCGTACCAAGACCCTGCCGAAGTCCCCGGGTGTCAGCGACGACCGCACCACCTTCGTCAACGACTCCCGCCACCACGGCCTCACCATGAAGCCGGACGGAACGAAGCTGTGCGTCGCGGGCACGATGGACGACTACGCGACCGTCGTGGACCGCGCGACCCTCCAGGAGGGCCCGCTGGTCCCCGTCTCCAAGCCGTACTGGTCGACCGTCAGCGGTGACGGCAAGTCCTGTGTGGTCTCCGAGAGCGGCGCCGACCAGGTGACGGCGATCGACTTCGCCACCGGGAAGAAGACCGTGTCCGTCGCAGTCGGCGACCACCCCCAGCGGGTGCGCGTGGCGCAGGTGCCCGCCGACTGGACCGGACCCTCGGCTAACTGA